One Caldisericaceae bacterium DNA segment encodes these proteins:
- the argS gene encoding arginine--tRNA ligase, with protein sequence MDIYNFEGLIKKALRECLQILEVSESVKVLLTKESFGDFTINIAFKLAKVFKKSPKLVADDIINCIKLDLIESISNVNGYINIKVSSKFYLEFVKSLLEKKENYFILDNNGKSIQVEFVSANPTGPLHVGNGRGGIIGDTIARVLETRGYHVEREYYVNDAGSKMDLFAESVLYFYLKRFGIEKSLSEEAYKGEYIKDIADKIYDVFKDKFLNYDHDLAIEAFKNIGVFLLFGKVKEETEDIEILKQSAPFKIESILKTLERFGVSFDNIFFESSLYEGVDVEVDSTLKLNEKLAKVFLNLFNRGYIYKKDGAYYFKATLFNDDKDRVLVRSTGEPTYTLTDIAYHIDKFNRGYSKAIDVWGQDHFGHVATMKALLKASNIDPDFLDVVLYQVVHLFEDGVEVMMSKHTGKFYTLSELINEVKKDAARFFFLTKSGDTHLNFDINLAKKQSVENPVYYLQYTYARLHNIIEEAKRRGTVFEDIENVFTNLSFNEVERGILNKIFYLNSILDDISVDYSIHRISNYALDLAEDINHFYQNYPVLKEEDKLKQTKRYLIVQVSVVALSFIFDLMGIEKKERM encoded by the coding sequence ATGGATATCTATAACTTTGAAGGTTTAATAAAGAAGGCACTCAGAGAGTGCCTTCAAATTTTGGAAGTAAGTGAAAGTGTAAAAGTTTTACTTACAAAGGAAAGCTTTGGTGATTTTACCATTAACATTGCTTTTAAACTTGCAAAAGTTTTTAAAAAGTCACCAAAACTCGTTGCAGATGACATTATAAATTGCATAAAACTAGACCTTATTGAGAGTATCTCAAATGTTAATGGTTATATAAACATTAAGGTAAGTAGTAAGTTTTATTTAGAATTCGTTAAGAGCCTACTTGAAAAGAAAGAAAACTATTTTATCTTAGATAATAATGGTAAAAGTATCCAGGTAGAATTTGTCTCTGCAAATCCAACAGGACCACTCCATGTGGGAAATGGACGTGGTGGAATCATAGGAGACACAATTGCAAGGGTGTTAGAGACAAGGGGATACCATGTAGAAAGAGAATACTATGTGAATGATGCTGGCAGTAAAATGGACCTTTTTGCTGAATCAGTTCTCTATTTTTACCTAAAGAGATTTGGTATTGAGAAAAGTTTAAGCGAGGAGGCCTATAAAGGTGAATACATTAAAGATATTGCAGATAAAATTTACGATGTTTTTAAAGATAAGTTTTTAAACTACGATCATGATTTGGCAATTGAAGCCTTTAAAAATATCGGTGTTTTTTTACTTTTTGGCAAAGTGAAAGAAGAGACAGAAGATATTGAAATATTAAAACAATCCGCACCTTTTAAGATAGAAAGTATCTTAAAAACACTTGAGAGGTTTGGGGTTTCTTTTGATAACATATTTTTTGAATCTTCCCTTTATGAGGGAGTTGATGTTGAAGTTGATTCCACGTTAAAACTCAATGAAAAACTCGCAAAAGTCTTTTTAAACCTTTTTAATAGAGGTTATATTTACAAAAAAGATGGTGCATACTATTTTAAGGCTACACTGTTCAATGACGATAAGGATAGAGTATTGGTGCGTTCAACAGGTGAGCCTACCTATACACTTACGGATATTGCCTACCACATAGATAAGTTCAATAGAGGCTATTCAAAGGCGATAGATGTTTGGGGACAAGACCACTTTGGGCATGTTGCTACAATGAAAGCACTTTTAAAGGCTTCTAATATTGATCCTGATTTTCTTGATGTTGTTCTCTATCAGGTAGTTCACCTTTTTGAAGATGGTGTTGAGGTGATGATGTCTAAACATACAGGAAAATTTTATACTCTATCGGAACTCATAAATGAAGTTAAGAAAGATGCAGCCCGTTTCTTTTTCCTCACAAAGAGTGGAGATACACACTTAAACTTTGATATTAACCTTGCAAAGAAACAATCTGTTGAAAATCCTGTGTATTATCTCCAATATACTTACGCAAGACTCCATAACATCATTGAAGAAGCAAAAAGAAGGGGCACAGTTTTTGAGGATATTGAAAATGTTTTTACTAATTTATCTTTTAATGAAGTTGAAAGAGGGATCCTAAACAAAATATTTTATCTTAACTCAATTCTTGATGATATTAGTGTTGACTATTCAATACACAGAATCTCCAATTACGCACTTGATCTTGCAGAAGATATCAACCACTTTTACCAAAACTACCCTGTTTTAAAAGAGGAAGACAAATTGAAGCAAACAAAACGTTATCTTATCGTGCAGGTTTCAGTTGTTGCACTTTCTTTCATCTTTGATCTAATGGGTATAGAGAAAAAGGAAAGAATGTAA
- a CDS encoding glycosyltransferase has protein sequence MKVLAIVITFNRADLLKKSLESLKSSFFVPDILVVDNGSTDSTEDFIKNNHKDIFYLKLEENLGPAGGAEAGQRFALQEGYEAIWMLDDDSIVSKEALSTLLEYYERLKSKNKKIFLSSVAYTDLDFKKPMYNFLKYNPNTGLTSKIKDALFNEEYFEYDIAPMNGLFIPKEVLQDVGTFNGKLWGWYDDTEFVLRCRSKGYRGFAITKSKIYHPVEFRKHVKIFGRTFNILSGRPFRMYLGTRNNVYIQKKFLKTLNFYFVFLPVFFFKRLISILLFYDNRGVFLKNFLNGVVDGIKGNLEVNNV, from the coding sequence ATGAAAGTTCTTGCAATTGTTATTACGTTCAATAGAGCTGACTTACTGAAAAAAAGTCTTGAAAGTTTAAAAAGTAGTTTTTTTGTCCCTGATATCCTTGTTGTGGATAATGGTTCCACAGATTCAACCGAAGATTTTATTAAAAACAACCATAAGGATATTTTTTATTTAAAACTTGAGGAAAATCTTGGCCCTGCAGGAGGAGCAGAAGCAGGACAGAGGTTTGCACTTCAAGAAGGGTATGAAGCTATTTGGATGCTCGATGATGATAGTATTGTCTCAAAAGAAGCACTTTCAACACTATTAGAATACTATGAAAGACTAAAATCAAAAAATAAAAAGATTTTTTTAAGTTCTGTTGCATATACTGACCTTGATTTTAAAAAGCCTATGTATAATTTTCTTAAATACAATCCAAATACAGGGCTTACTTCAAAAATAAAAGATGCCTTGTTTAATGAAGAATACTTTGAATACGATATTGCTCCAATGAACGGGCTTTTTATTCCAAAAGAAGTTTTACAAGATGTTGGCACTTTTAATGGGAAATTGTGGGGTTGGTATGATGATACGGAATTTGTTTTAAGGTGTAGGAGTAAGGGTTATAGAGGATTTGCAATTACCAAAAGTAAAATTTACCACCCTGTTGAATTTAGAAAACACGTTAAAATTTTTGGAAGGACGTTTAATATTCTTTCAGGACGTCCTTTTAGGATGTATCTTGGCACAAGAAATAACGTATACATTCAAAAAAAGTTTTTAAAGACTTTAAACTTTTATTTTGTATTTTTACCTGTGTTTTTCTTTAAAAGATTAATTTCGATTTTGTTATTTTACGATAATAGAGGAGTTTTTCTTAAAAATTTTTTAAATGGAGTAGTTGATGGTATAAAAGGAAATTTGGAGGTGAACAATGTTTAA
- a CDS encoding DUF4330 domain-containing protein — MFKKTLVMVILVVFVIAVILGLYKILNPKNKEILAQGNYIEATFLAEAILPETAEMVHIGDTIYDSQGKKCFTVTDVKVVPSEAKYVYYDQNRLYVENTSKLKDVYIVAKSVDKKFAWAYSYGKDLIMAGAHLALYGNNWKFWVTVVTVKEVK, encoded by the coding sequence ATGTTTAAAAAGACATTGGTTATGGTTATTTTGGTTGTTTTTGTAATCGCAGTGATTTTGGGGCTTTACAAGATACTTAACCCTAAAAATAAGGAGATTCTTGCGCAAGGTAATTATATAGAGGCAACCTTCCTTGCAGAGGCAATATTGCCTGAAACTGCAGAAATGGTCCACATTGGCGATACAATTTATGATTCTCAAGGTAAAAAGTGTTTTACTGTAACTGATGTAAAAGTTGTTCCAAGCGAAGCAAAATATGTTTACTATGATCAGAATCGCCTCTATGTGGAAAATACCTCAAAACTAAAAGATGTTTATATAGTTGCAAAATCAGTTGATAAAAAATTCGCCTGGGCATACTCTTATGGAAAAGACCTCATTATGGCAGGGGCACACCTTGCTCTTTACGGGAATAACTGGAAATTCTGGGTGACTGTTGTTACTGTAAAAGAAGTTAAGTAA
- a CDS encoding O-antigen ligase family protein: MDKINSYLRRIFLFVFAFYPWVNYMLKKVPKLGSVWDDLLIFTFFFFSILLGYRRLKELLNLPTVLFSILFATVAIFSFVFNNYLFLAFQHQLRLFLEPFIVFIGIYLIHPTKSEVEFYLKALVISTAFLGFHGIYQYIVKVPTPAMWVDKELERSSIYTRAFSVVNSPNVLAGYLEIGLPVAVYLILEKKNNLKKAFYSVLTLGIVFGLFLTFSRGGWIGGFSSLFLAFVVVSPIVGIGLILLLGIILSSVPLLRLRVLSLIDPSYIQKSLEAGGRLFRWKYGVSNGFEHPLFGTGLGTFGGSAAQKYGYFSYTSMDSVYINVFAETGFLGIVSFLFWVFYGFVNYFVKFLNRKKFIYLFLGASLFAILVHMFVENLFNVWGLTSNFWIISALSEVIDE; encoded by the coding sequence ATGGATAAGATAAATTCTTACCTAAGAAGGATATTTTTATTTGTTTTTGCATTCTACCCTTGGGTAAATTATATGTTAAAAAAAGTCCCAAAGTTAGGAAGTGTATGGGATGATCTGTTAATTTTTACTTTTTTCTTTTTTTCCATTCTTCTTGGTTATAGACGTTTAAAAGAACTGTTAAATCTACCAACTGTTTTATTTAGCATACTTTTTGCAACTGTTGCGATCTTTAGTTTTGTTTTTAATAACTACCTTTTTCTTGCATTTCAGCACCAGTTAAGGCTGTTTTTAGAGCCTTTTATTGTGTTCATTGGTATATATCTTATTCATCCTACAAAAAGTGAAGTAGAATTTTACTTAAAAGCATTGGTGATTTCAACAGCATTTTTAGGTTTTCATGGCATTTACCAATACATAGTAAAAGTGCCAACTCCTGCAATGTGGGTAGATAAAGAACTTGAGAGAAGCAGTATCTACACAAGGGCGTTTTCTGTTGTTAATAGTCCCAATGTGCTTGCAGGATACCTTGAAATTGGTTTGCCGGTAGCTGTCTATTTAATCTTGGAGAAGAAAAACAATCTTAAAAAAGCATTCTATAGCGTCCTTACTTTGGGGATTGTTTTTGGGTTGTTTCTTACATTTTCAAGAGGTGGTTGGATTGGTGGCTTTTCGTCTCTTTTTTTAGCTTTTGTAGTAGTTTCGCCAATTGTAGGTATTGGGCTTATCTTACTTTTGGGGATTATTTTGTCCTCTGTGCCTCTATTGAGGTTAAGAGTGCTTTCTCTTATTGATCCAAGTTATATTCAAAAAAGCCTTGAGGCAGGTGGAAGGCTTTTTAGATGGAAATACGGAGTTAGCAATGGTTTTGAACACCCACTTTTTGGAACAGGGCTTGGCACTTTTGGTGGATCTGCAGCACAAAAATATGGTTATTTTTCTTATACCTCAATGGATAGCGTTTACATTAACGTCTTTGCAGAAACAGGCTTTTTGGGTATTGTTTCTTTTCTTTTTTGGGTGTTTTATGGTTTTGTAAATTATTTTGTTAAATTCCTTAATAGAAAAAAGTTTATTTACCTATTTTTAGGTGCTTCTCTTTTTGCAATTTTAGTGCATATGTTTGTTGAAAATCTTTTCAACGTATGGGGTTTAACATCAAATTTTTGGATTATCTCTGCCTTATCCGAGGTGATTGATGAGTAA